The following proteins are co-located in the Syngnathus scovelli strain Florida chromosome 21, RoL_Ssco_1.2, whole genome shotgun sequence genome:
- the fshr gene encoding follicle-stimulating hormone receptor yields the protein MTTRNNWSGMTFFMVMMMVVMAMVVIAVQVQTTGWSERALGSCHRVRTSDSDIPSGISSDTQCLEVKRTQIGAIRGGAFSGLHNLRKVNIIDNSVLKTVAEFAFSRLPRLADVFISENSALESIGAFAFSDLPELNELTIAKSKHLTFIHRDAFKDLVKLQRLIISNTGIMTFPDFSKMQSAADLLLDLHDNIRVQEVPANAFNGLCTRAIREIRLTRNGIRTVARDAFNGTKMHRLSLKGNRQLSHIHPNAFAGSSELVSLDISQTALSSLPQAILGNLHSLIAESALGLKELPPQRAFGRLLEARVTYPSHCCIFRPVHRNSSKDPLCLLPEAREHTGFFWDHCLEDYNATCSPAPDDFNPCEDIMTGVPLRALIWVVSVLALLGNVLVLLVLLGSASKLTVPRFLMCHLAFADLCMGVYLLVIAAMDALTRGHYHNHAIDWQTGPGCGAAGFFTVFASELSVFTLTAITLERWHTITYALRLDRKFRLRHACAVMTAGWIFSCLAATVPTMGVSSYSKVSICLPMDVESVWSQVYVVSLLLLNMAAFACVCACYLSIYLAVRQPSGAPARADARVAQRMAVLVFTDFLCMAPISFFAVSAALKRPLITVSDAKLLLVLFYPINSCANPFLYAFFTRAFRRDLVLLAARFGLCKTRAHGYRADSSSCQQPAWATPKSGPVNMCLTAAGCGDR from the exons ATGACGACAAGGAACAATTGGAGTGGGATGACCTTCttcatggtgatgatgatggtggtgatgGCAATGGTGGTCATCGCGGTGCAGGTCCAGACGACGGGTTGGTCTGAACGAGCCCTGGGCTCGTGTCACCGCGTCCGCACGTCTGACTCCGACATCCCGAGTGGCATTTCGTCCGACACGCAATGCTT GGAGGTGAAGCGGACCCAAATCGGAGCCATCCGTGGCGGCGCCTTCAGCGGCCTTCACAATCTCAGGAAAGT GAACATCATTGACAACAGCGTCTTGAAGACCGTGGCCGAATTTGCGTTCTCCCGCCTTCCTCGTCTGGCCGACGT CTTCATCTCGGAAAACAGCGCATTGGAGTCAATCGGAGCGTTCGCTTTCTCGGATCTCCCCGAACTAAACGAGCT GACCATCGCCAAGTCCAAACATCTGACGTTCATCCACAGAGATGCCTTCAAGGACCTTGTCAAGCTGCAACGTCT GATCATCTCCAACACGGGCATCATGACCTTCCCGGATTTCTCCAAGATGCAGTCAGCCGCTGACTTATTGCT CGACCTGCATGACAACATCCGCGTGCAGGAGGTCCCCGCCAACGCCTTCAACGGCCTTTGCACGAGAGCCATCAGAGAAAT ACGGCTGACCAGGAACGGCATCAGGACGGTGGCGAGAGACGCCTTCAACGGCACAAAGATGCACAGATT gtcGCTGAAAGGCAACCGGCAACTTAGTCACATCCATCCAAACGCCTTTGCGGGTTCCAGTGAGTTGGTCTCACT CGACATTTCCCAAACGGCGCTGAGCTCGCTCCCGCAGGCCATCTTGGGCAACCTGCACAGTCTGATCGCCGAGTCGGCGCTTGGCCTGAAGGAACTTCCTCCTCAACGCGCCTTCGGCAGACTGCTGGAGGCCCGCGTCACCTACCCGTCGCACTGCTGCATCTTCCGGCCCGTGCACAGGAACAG TTCCAAGGATCCGCTGTGCTTGCTGCCGGAGGCCCGTGAGCACACGGGTTTCTTTTGGGACCACTGCTTGGAGGACTACAACGCCACCTGCAGCCCGGCCCCCGACGACTTCAACCCTTGCGAGGACATCATGACCGGCGTCCCGCTGCGGGCCCTCATCTGGGTGGTGTCCGTGCTGGCTCTGCTCGGAAACGTTCTCGTGCTGCTGGTCTTGTTAG GCAGCGCATCCAAACTGACGGTGCCGCGCTTCCTCATGTGTCACCTGGCGTTCGCCGACCTGTGCATGGGCGTCTACCTCTTGGTCATCGCCGCCATGGACGCGCTTACCCGGGGGCACTACCACAACCACGCCATCGACTGGCAGACGGGCCCGGGATGCGGGGCCGCCGGATTCTTCACC GTGTTTGCCAGCGAGCTGTCGGTCTTCACGCTGACGGCCATCACGCTGGAGCGCTGGCACACAATCACGTACGCCCTGCGTCTGGACCGCAAGTTCCGCCTTCGGCACGCCTGTGCGGTCATGACGGCCGGGTGGATCTTCTCCTGCCTGGCCGCCACCGTGCCCACGATGGGCGTCAGCAGCTACAGCAAG GTGAGCATCTGCCTCCCGATGGACGTGGAGTCGGTGTGGTCGCAGGTGTATGTGGTGTCTCTGCTGCTGCTCAACATGGCGGCGTTCGCCTGCGTGTGCGCCTGCTACCTCAGCATCTACCTAGCGGTGCGCCAGCCGtctggcgcgccggcccgcgccGACGCCCGTGTGGCGCAGCGCATGGCCGTGCTGGTGTTCACCGACTTCCTGTGCATGGCCCCCATCTCCTTCTTCGCTGTGTCGGCGGCGCTCAAGCGACCGCTCATCACCGTGTCGGACGCCAAGCTGCTCCTGGTGCTCTTCTACCCCATCAACTCGTGCGCGAACCCCTTCCTTTACGCCTTCTTCACGCGTGCTTTCCGCCGCGACTTGGTCCTGCTGGCGGCTCGCTTTGGCCTGTGCAAGACACGCGCCCACGGCTACCGCGCCGACAGCTCGTCGTGCCAGCAGCCGGCGTGGGCCACGCCCAAGAGCGGCCCCGTCAACATGTGCTTGACGGCGGCCGGCTGCGGTGACAGATGA